Proteins encoded by one window of Vallitalea okinawensis:
- a CDS encoding CehA/McbA family metallohydrolase produces MRWYKCELHTHTKHSDARHGLEELVDKAWNMLNLDALAITDHNTITASKEVNICEEKYPLTFIPGIELTTFYGHIVVLGLEQYIEWRDLHRLNLEERVKEINKCGGVVGIAHPCRVGDPISTGSYFTYHIDDYNVFDYIEVWTRTASVKDIENKANMALWTELLNKGYRITGVYGRDWHGGGSEVDENIYTLVNSPTSDKASILEGIKQGNVQCSSGPVVNIQVLKAGKWEDLFFGDEIVSKPLTFKLSWDLETIKGAEKYKKVKLYVNIESNKGSLARIEKSDSEEPFNIDYIEGLKWIRLDVHTIENNQHKMLGFTNPIYFN; encoded by the coding sequence ATGAGATGGTATAAATGTGAATTACACACCCATACAAAACATAGCGATGCACGTCATGGACTTGAAGAGCTAGTAGATAAAGCTTGGAATATGTTAAATTTAGATGCATTAGCCATAACTGATCATAACACCATAACAGCTTCTAAAGAAGTTAATATTTGCGAAGAGAAATATCCTTTAACATTTATTCCTGGCATTGAATTAACAACTTTTTATGGTCACATTGTGGTATTGGGTTTAGAACAATATATTGAGTGGAGAGATTTACACAGATTAAATCTAGAAGAACGAGTTAAAGAAATAAATAAATGTGGAGGGGTTGTAGGTATAGCTCATCCATGTCGAGTTGGTGATCCTATTTCAACAGGCTCTTATTTTACTTATCATATTGATGATTATAATGTATTTGATTACATTGAAGTGTGGACTAGAACTGCATCAGTTAAAGATATAGAAAATAAAGCGAATATGGCACTTTGGACTGAATTACTGAATAAAGGATACCGAATTACAGGTGTTTATGGACGGGATTGGCATGGTGGAGGCAGTGAAGTGGATGAGAATATATATACACTTGTTAATAGCCCTACTAGTGACAAAGCTTCCATACTTGAAGGGATTAAGCAAGGGAATGTTCAATGCAGCTCTGGTCCAGTTGTTAATATTCAAGTTTTAAAGGCAGGAAAATGGGAAGATTTATTCTTTGGTGATGAAATTGTTTCAAAACCTCTCACGTTTAAGCTTAGTTGGGATTTAGAGACAATAAAAGGAGCAGAAAAATATAAGAAGGTAAAACTGTACGTTAATATTGAATCGAATAAGGGGAGTTTAGCTAGGATAGAAAAATCAGACAGTGAAGAACCGTTTAATATAGATTATATAGAGGGACTCAAATGGATAAGACTTGATGTACATACAATAGAGAATAATCAACATAAGATGCTAGGTTTTACCAATCCGATTTACTTTAATTAA
- a CDS encoding ABC transporter substrate-binding protein — protein sequence MFKRGLAIALAGTLALSVLFTGCSSDEPENSSNDVKQEESKTASGKEEVKETTDEYSGTVTVQMIGDWEMETTTDPLTGVKREGLEVVKEEFESRYPGTTVEYVIMGWDSYTQKTQTMLSVNECDVYQVPGIAAFADQGFLEPLEPYIEKDGYDLGQLIEGQIDGWKAMGPDETDLHIYGLPVIGDTRTMMYDKEIFDQWGVEYLSERPTLEEIKEKAAAMTGTNPVTGVQNYGIAWRGRDTADTMVNIAESLGGTWGDGFRFKELTFNFNSPEFVQAADYLLELLAYAPEGVVTGQGLETFGTSQNNVAINLRVGPNNYYNTYVTPDTIDKYGTSYLFINENEGMGGMFAGSPYSIGATSDNKDLAWEYLKFMTSDFYQEYQWKNYQSLPVIKSATEWDDFVNIPGMDLVLDSMKYLWTPRYPYRAGQPRGILTDSVERFMLGESTTEEALNDAQTQADEWVASLK from the coding sequence ATGTTTAAAAGAGGGTTAGCAATTGCATTGGCTGGTACACTTGCATTATCTGTATTATTCACAGGATGTTCTAGTGATGAACCAGAAAATAGTTCAAACGATGTGAAGCAAGAAGAAAGTAAAACAGCATCTGGTAAAGAAGAGGTTAAAGAAACTACTGATGAATATAGTGGTACAGTTACTGTTCAGATGATTGGTGATTGGGAAATGGAGACGACGACAGATCCTCTAACAGGCGTAAAACGTGAGGGATTAGAGGTTGTCAAAGAAGAGTTTGAATCAAGATATCCAGGTACAACTGTTGAGTATGTAATTATGGGTTGGGATAGTTATACTCAAAAGACTCAAACAATGTTATCCGTTAATGAATGTGATGTATATCAAGTTCCTGGTATTGCAGCATTTGCAGATCAAGGATTCTTAGAGCCACTGGAGCCATATATCGAAAAAGATGGTTATGATTTAGGACAGTTAATCGAGGGTCAAATTGATGGATGGAAAGCAATGGGACCAGATGAAACAGATTTACACATTTATGGTTTACCTGTAATTGGTGATACTAGAACTATGATGTATGATAAAGAGATCTTTGATCAATGGGGTGTTGAATACTTATCTGAGCGTCCAACTTTAGAAGAAATCAAAGAAAAAGCTGCTGCTATGACAGGTACAAACCCTGTTACAGGCGTACAAAACTATGGTATTGCATGGCGTGGGCGTGATACAGCAGATACAATGGTTAACATTGCAGAATCTCTCGGTGGTACTTGGGGAGATGGTTTCAGATTTAAAGAATTGACTTTCAACTTCAATTCACCAGAGTTTGTTCAAGCAGCTGATTATTTATTAGAATTGTTAGCATATGCACCAGAAGGTGTCGTAACTGGTCAAGGGCTTGAGACTTTTGGAACTTCTCAAAATAATGTAGCTATTAACTTACGTGTTGGACCAAATAATTACTATAACACATATGTTACACCAGACACTATTGATAAATACGGCACTTCATATTTGTTTATTAATGAAAACGAAGGTATGGGCGGTATGTTTGCAGGTAGTCCATATTCAATAGGTGCAACAAGCGATAATAAAGATTTAGCGTGGGAGTACCTAAAGTTTATGACAAGTGATTTTTATCAAGAATATCAGTGGAAAAACTATCAATCACTTCCTGTAATCAAGAGTGCTACAGAATGGGATGACTTTGTAAACATTCCAGGTATGGATTTAGTACTTGATAGTATGAAGTATTTATGGACTCCAAGATACCCTTATAGAGCTGGACAGCCTAGAGGTATCTTAACTGATTCAGTTGAAAGATTTATGTTAGGCGAATCTACTACTGAAGAAGCACTTAATGATGCTCAAACTCAAGCTGATGAATGGGTTGCAAGTTTAAAATAA
- a CDS encoding pseudouridine-5'-phosphate glycosidase, which produces MLEKYLDIHPRVKEALDQNKPVVALESTIISHGMPYPENVKTALEVEKIITDKGAIPATIAIINGRLKVGLSEDEIEYLGKKGTAVTKVSRRDLPFMVAKNDDGATTVAATMIIADLAGIRVFGTGGIGGVHRGAENTFDISADLQELAHTDVAVVCAGAKSILDLGLTLEYLETYGVPVVGYQTEELPAFYTRKSGFNVDYRCDTPKEIADALKAKWGLNLNGGMVIANPIPEEYSMDFDTIAKAIDDALKEADEKDIKGKESTPFLLDKIKQITGGSSLESNIRLVYNNVALAAEIAIELTK; this is translated from the coding sequence ATGTTAGAAAAATATTTAGATATTCATCCAAGGGTGAAAGAAGCTTTAGATCAAAATAAACCTGTAGTTGCTTTAGAATCTACTATTATTTCTCATGGTATGCCTTATCCTGAGAATGTGAAAACTGCTTTAGAAGTTGAAAAGATTATTACAGATAAAGGTGCTATACCAGCAACTATTGCAATTATTAATGGTAGACTCAAAGTTGGATTATCGGAAGATGAGATTGAGTACCTAGGTAAGAAAGGTACTGCAGTTACAAAAGTCAGTCGTCGCGATCTACCATTTATGGTAGCTAAAAATGATGACGGTGCAACAACCGTTGCTGCAACAATGATCATTGCTGACCTAGCTGGTATCCGAGTATTTGGTACTGGTGGTATCGGTGGTGTTCATCGCGGTGCTGAAAATACATTTGATATTTCAGCTGACTTGCAAGAATTAGCACATACTGATGTTGCCGTTGTCTGTGCTGGTGCTAAGTCTATACTTGATTTAGGCTTAACTCTGGAGTATTTAGAAACATATGGTGTGCCTGTTGTTGGATACCAAACTGAAGAATTACCAGCTTTCTATACACGTAAAAGTGGTTTTAATGTTGATTATAGATGTGATACTCCAAAGGAAATTGCAGATGCTCTAAAAGCTAAATGGGGGCTTAATCTTAATGGTGGTATGGTTATTGCTAATCCTATCCCTGAAGAGTATTCCATGGACTTTGATACTATAGCCAAAGCAATAGATGATGCATTAAAAGAAGCAGATGAAAAAGATATTAAGGGTAAGGAGTCTACACCATTCCTATTAGATAAAATCAAGCAAATTACTGGTGGATCAAGCTTAGAATCTAATATTAGATTAGTATATAATAACGTTGCATTAGCAGCAGAAATAGCTATTGAACTGACAAAGTAG
- a CDS encoding FeoB-associated Cys-rich membrane protein: MINFIVGSLILLIFGYIAYRGIMNMKNGKKGCHSSGCSGCSSSSGCPVMDGYKKSD, encoded by the coding sequence ATGATAAACTTTATAGTAGGAAGCCTCATCTTACTGATATTTGGGTATATTGCTTATAGAGGTATCATGAATATGAAGAATGGTAAAAAAGGCTGTCACAGCAGTGGCTGTAGCGGTTGCAGTTCATCTTCTGGTTGTCCAGTAATGGATGGGTACAAGAAAAGTGACTAA
- a CDS encoding carbohydrate ABC transporter permease, which translates to MTSYSNKWKKKKLSNMIITAVLLVAGLLMVAPFIYMISVSLERTANLIPPFPPRIIPEDLSSFNYMLAFESGEIITAYLNSFITTSGGVILGVITSLLGGYAFSKGNFKGKKVIFVIVLSTMMIPFQTRLIPMHRMFYNFGLTNTYWAIILPRMLDGFGILLCKQFFDQLPNSLREAAQIDGGTELNIFRRVFLPLTGPITATLVILSFMACWNDFLWPLIALTKNSLQTIPVYMSSFATQDSNGYLAGLTMATATLSILPIVLVFLALQKYIIESIALSGIKGE; encoded by the coding sequence GTGACTAGTTATTCAAACAAATGGAAGAAAAAGAAATTATCAAATATGATTATAACTGCAGTATTGTTGGTCGCAGGATTATTAATGGTTGCACCTTTTATCTATATGATTAGTGTGAGTTTGGAGAGAACAGCAAATCTCATCCCTCCTTTTCCACCAAGAATTATACCAGAAGACCTGTCATCATTTAACTACATGTTGGCATTTGAAAGTGGAGAAATAATTACAGCATATTTAAACTCTTTTATTACAACTTCTGGTGGTGTTATTTTAGGTGTTATTACCTCTTTACTCGGTGGATATGCTTTTTCAAAAGGGAATTTTAAAGGTAAAAAAGTGATATTTGTAATTGTTTTATCAACAATGATGATTCCATTTCAGACAAGACTAATACCAATGCATAGAATGTTTTATAATTTTGGACTAACGAATACGTATTGGGCGATTATTTTGCCGCGTATGTTAGATGGATTTGGTATTTTACTATGTAAACAGTTTTTTGACCAATTACCAAATAGTTTAAGAGAGGCAGCTCAAATCGATGGAGGTACAGAACTGAACATTTTTCGTCGAGTATTTTTACCTCTTACGGGACCAATTACTGCTACACTGGTAATTTTAAGTTTCATGGCTTGTTGGAATGATTTCTTATGGCCATTGATTGCTTTAACTAAAAATTCATTGCAAACAATTCCAGTTTACATGTCTTCCTTTGCCACACAAGATAGTAATGGATATTTAGCAGGTTTAACAATGGCAACTGCAACATTAAGTATATTACCTATAGTACTAGTTTTCTTAGCTTTACAGAAATATATTATTGAGAGTATCGCATTAAGTGGTATCAAAGGCGAATAA
- a CDS encoding PfkB family carbohydrate kinase: MTYREKEILNVIKENPLISQMEIAKLLGITRSSVAVHITNLMKKGYIIGKGYIIPNTKDYVCVIGGANMDIQGFPGETLNIHDSNPGDVKLSFGGVGRNIAENLTKLDSHVKLLTAIGKDIHGDNILKHSHSIGLDMTNALILNNYQTSTYLSILDGKGDMHVAISDMAIMEEVSVGYITNKKDIVENCKVCVLDTNLPSETLQFLLTNFKDTAFFVDTVSTYKAKKIKDFIGYFHTIKPNIYEVEMLTGVKIVDTYDLEKAATILLNKGVKKVFITMGKEGVFYSDGTESNLLPSPQVNVINATGAGDAFTAGLVHSYMSNFTMEEAAKFSMAASILTLSHEDTINPHFNEKNIYQIMEEL, translated from the coding sequence ATGACGTATAGAGAAAAAGAAATACTCAATGTAATAAAAGAAAATCCTCTTATATCACAAATGGAAATTGCTAAACTGTTAGGTATTACCCGTTCATCTGTTGCTGTCCATATAACAAATTTGATGAAAAAAGGGTATATCATAGGTAAAGGCTACATTATTCCTAACACAAAGGATTATGTTTGTGTCATCGGAGGAGCAAACATGGATATTCAAGGATTTCCTGGTGAGACTTTGAATATCCACGACTCAAACCCTGGGGATGTTAAGTTATCTTTTGGTGGGGTTGGTAGAAATATCGCAGAGAACTTAACCAAATTGGATAGCCATGTTAAACTACTAACTGCCATAGGCAAAGATATACATGGTGATAATATTTTGAAACATAGTCACTCCATTGGTTTGGATATGACAAATGCACTGATACTTAATAATTATCAGACATCAACTTACTTATCCATTCTGGATGGAAAAGGCGACATGCATGTAGCTATTTCGGATATGGCTATAATGGAAGAAGTCTCTGTTGGTTATATCACTAATAAAAAAGATATCGTAGAGAATTGTAAGGTTTGTGTCTTGGACACAAATCTGCCAAGTGAGACGTTACAGTTTCTTTTGACCAATTTCAAAGATACTGCTTTCTTTGTAGATACTGTTTCCACCTATAAGGCAAAGAAAATAAAAGATTTTATCGGTTACTTCCATACCATAAAACCTAATATATACGAGGTTGAAATGTTAACAGGTGTTAAAATAGTAGATACCTATGATTTAGAGAAAGCAGCAACTATACTCCTTAATAAAGGCGTTAAAAAAGTATTTATTACCATGGGTAAAGAAGGTGTGTTTTATTCCGATGGTACTGAATCAAATTTATTACCTTCTCCTCAAGTTAATGTTATCAACGCAACCGGAGCTGGAGATGCCTTTACAGCCGGTCTAGTGCATAGCTACATGAGTAATTTTACTATGGAGGAGGCAGCGAAGTTTTCCATGGCAGCTTCAATTTTAACGCTATCACATGAGGATACGATTAACCCTCATTTCAATGAGAAAAATATCTATCAGATTATGGAGGAATTATAA